The following coding sequences lie in one Thermomicrobium sp. 4228-Ro genomic window:
- a CDS encoding cytochrome c oxidase subunit 3, producing the protein MSHAQAAASHPVEEHTTTGISHNRLMMWTFLASDCMFFGSLIWVYFAYRGRYFEPPYPRDVLDIPYTSVSAAVLLLSSFAIVMALTALERADMKGFRGWLLGTILLGALFLGGQYYEFTTFYHEGLTLTSNLFGTTFFVLTGFHGTHVFIGIVWLLVQWLLSLFGKLTPAHVERFFVTTLYWHFVDIVWIIIFMLVYLMPY; encoded by the coding sequence GTGAGCCACGCACAGGCAGCAGCGTCGCACCCGGTCGAGGAACACACGACGACCGGAATCTCCCACAATCGGTTGATGATGTGGACCTTCCTCGCGAGCGACTGCATGTTCTTCGGCTCGCTCATCTGGGTCTATTTCGCCTACCGTGGTCGCTACTTCGAACCGCCCTACCCGCGTGACGTGCTCGATATTCCCTACACGTCGGTCTCGGCTGCCGTCCTCCTGCTTTCGAGCTTCGCCATCGTCATGGCACTCACGGCACTCGAGCGGGCCGACATGAAGGGCTTTCGTGGCTGGTTGCTCGGCACAATCCTCCTCGGTGCGCTCTTCCTCGGTGGTCAGTACTACGAGTTCACGACCTTCTATCATGAGGGGTTAACACTGACTTCCAATCTCTTCGGAACGACCTTCTTCGTGCTCACCGGCTTCCACGGTACGCACGTCTTCATCGGGATCGTCTGGCTCCTCGTTCAATGGCTGCTCTCGCTCTTCGGGAAGCTCACGCCCGCGCATGTCGAGCGCTTCTTCGTTACGACCCTCTATTGGCACTTCGTCGATATCGTGTGGATCATCATCTTCATGTTGGTGTATCTCATGCCATACTGA
- a CDS encoding sodium-translocating pyrophosphatase: MENTALYLALAAALLAVLYGVFLIRWVLAQPRGDERMQAIASAIQEGAEAYMRRQYSLVAIVAVIVALILGLAVDWTTAIGFLVGAVASGLAGFIGMSIAVRANVRTAEAAKRGLEQALAVAFRGGAVTGLLVAGLGLLSVTVFYLLTRNVTALVGLGFGGSLISVFARIGGGIYTKAADVGADLVGKVEAGIPEDDPRNPAVIADNVGDNVGDCAGMAADLFETYAVTAIAAMLLGHLVFGTEVAVVYPLALGAVSIVTSIIGTFFVRLDRSGSIMRALYKGVIAAMLLAAILFFPVTAWLMSDNQVVTDGPVSLFGLTFSLSATAKLWLSALVGLVVTIGMVVFTEYFTSEKYSPVKRIATASETGHATNIISGLAVSMQATFPPIVLIALAIYVAYSLTYNPDVAHSGLYGLAVAAMAMLSMTGMIVAVDSFGPITDNAGGIAEMAELPDEVRAVTDPLDAVGNTTKAVTKAYAIGSAGLAALVLFASYYLELSEQLVFELSNPRVVIGVFIGAALPYFFASFLMEAVGKAGGAVVQEVRRQFREIPGLLEGRARPEYGRAVDIVTREALRQMLTPVLVTVLAPIIVALLLGKEGLGGLLIGSIVTGLFVAISMTTGGAAWDNAKKFIEAGAHGGKGSFAHQAAVTGDTVGDPYKDTAGPAINPMIKVVNIVALLIVKALGWG, translated from the coding sequence ATGGAGAATACGGCACTCTATCTCGCTCTCGCTGCTGCCCTTCTAGCGGTCTTGTACGGCGTGTTCCTCATCCGCTGGGTCCTCGCCCAGCCTCGAGGAGACGAGCGGATGCAAGCCATCGCCTCCGCCATCCAGGAGGGCGCCGAGGCCTATATGCGTCGACAGTACAGCCTGGTCGCCATCGTTGCCGTGATCGTCGCGCTCATCCTCGGCCTGGCAGTCGACTGGACGACCGCGATCGGCTTCCTCGTCGGTGCCGTGGCATCCGGCCTCGCCGGATTCATCGGCATGTCGATCGCCGTCCGAGCGAATGTCCGCACTGCCGAGGCAGCCAAGCGCGGACTCGAGCAGGCGCTTGCCGTTGCATTCCGCGGTGGCGCGGTAACCGGACTTCTGGTGGCCGGTCTCGGTCTCCTCTCGGTCACGGTCTTCTATCTCCTCACTCGGAACGTGACGGCCCTCGTCGGTTTGGGCTTCGGTGGGAGCTTGATTTCCGTCTTCGCGCGTATCGGCGGAGGTATTTACACGAAAGCAGCGGACGTCGGTGCTGACCTCGTCGGCAAAGTCGAGGCTGGTATCCCGGAGGATGACCCGCGGAACCCCGCCGTCATCGCCGACAACGTGGGTGACAACGTCGGGGACTGTGCTGGGATGGCGGCTGACCTCTTCGAGACGTACGCGGTGACCGCGATCGCTGCCATGCTCCTCGGTCACCTCGTCTTCGGCACCGAAGTCGCCGTCGTCTACCCGCTCGCACTCGGCGCGGTCTCCATCGTCACCTCTATCATCGGCACCTTCTTCGTCCGCCTCGACCGCAGTGGCTCGATCATGCGCGCCCTCTACAAGGGCGTCATCGCCGCGATGCTGTTGGCAGCGATTCTCTTCTTTCCGGTCACCGCCTGGCTCATGAGCGACAATCAAGTGGTGACCGATGGGCCGGTCTCGCTCTTCGGCCTTACCTTCTCGCTGTCCGCGACTGCGAAGCTCTGGTTGAGTGCACTCGTCGGGCTGGTCGTTACCATCGGGATGGTCGTCTTCACCGAGTACTTCACCTCGGAAAAGTACAGCCCGGTCAAGCGTATCGCCACTGCATCGGAAACCGGCCATGCCACGAACATCATCTCCGGCCTCGCTGTCTCGATGCAAGCCACCTTCCCACCGATCGTTCTGATCGCTCTGGCCATTTATGTCGCGTACAGTCTCACCTACAACCCGGATGTCGCGCATAGTGGGCTCTACGGTCTGGCAGTCGCCGCGATGGCCATGCTCTCGATGACAGGGATGATCGTTGCTGTCGACTCCTTCGGGCCGATCACCGACAACGCTGGCGGCATCGCCGAGATGGCCGAGTTACCGGATGAAGTGCGTGCGGTCACTGATCCGCTCGATGCTGTCGGGAATACGACCAAGGCGGTCACCAAAGCCTACGCGATCGGCTCAGCTGGTCTCGCCGCGTTGGTGCTGTTCGCCTCGTACTACCTCGAGCTTTCGGAGCAACTCGTCTTCGAACTCTCCAATCCGCGTGTGGTCATCGGCGTCTTCATCGGCGCAGCTCTTCCCTACTTCTTCGCGAGCTTTCTCATGGAGGCGGTCGGTAAGGCCGGTGGTGCTGTCGTCCAAGAGGTACGCCGGCAGTTCCGCGAGATCCCGGGCCTGCTCGAAGGCCGTGCCCGGCCCGAATACGGCCGCGCGGTCGACATCGTGACGCGCGAAGCGCTGCGCCAGATGCTCACGCCCGTCCTCGTGACTGTGCTGGCTCCGATCATCGTCGCGTTGCTGCTCGGCAAGGAGGGTCTGGGTGGCCTTCTCATCGGGTCGATCGTGACCGGTCTCTTCGTCGCGATCTCGATGACGACCGGCGGAGCTGCCTGGGATAACGCCAAGAAGTTCATCGAAGCTGGCGCACACGGCGGGAAGGGAAGCTTCGCCCATCAGGCCGCTGTGACCGGCGACACCGTGGGTGACCCGTACAAGGACACTGCTGGCCCAGCCATCAACCCGATGATCAAGGTGGTCAACATTGTCGCGTTGCTGATCGTCAAGGCGCTCGGCTGGGGCTGA
- the ctaD gene encoding cytochrome c oxidase subunit I, whose product MAEAAIRLERAEYRRSALVEWLTTVDHKKIGILYYWTSIIYLLLAGFLALLMRIQLAQPNMHFLGPKTYNEVMTMHGTMMIFAVAMPLNAAFFNIAVPLMIGARDVAFPRLNAFSYWSFLFGSLLMWSSFLFGHAPDAGWFGYANLSSSRLYSAGPGLDFWDLGLQVLGISSIAGALNFFVTIVNMRAPGMSLMRMPVYVWMVLVTAVLILLAFPSLTVGLFLIMFDRFFNTNFFNPLHGGDPVIWQHLFWIFGHPEVYILVLPPMGIISEILPTFSRKPLFGAPFVIFAGIAIAFLSFFVWAHHMFTVGLGPVPNALFAASTMMIGIPTGVKVFNWLATMWGGSIDFKAPMKFAAAAVWLLMMGGVTGVMHATVPLDYQQQDSYFIVAHFHYIIFGVIVMALLGATYYWFPKMYGRLLDERLGTVHFWLTFLAMNLTFFPMHFVGLDGMPRRYFTYSAETGWGTWNLVITVGAFILGFSQLLLLVNVIKTLRQPATAPADPWDGRTLEWSIPSPPPAYNFAVIPTVRGRDAFWIEKYGDGHHAATDTTQRRTVPVHRDNPGHGLPAGVHLPKPSWWPMIVSAGLTAMAAGMIMHGTETLGAIGFPIVGLGAFVVFFGLLGWHFEPAIEHVEHQEVHAA is encoded by the coding sequence ATGGCTGAGGCAGCGATTCGACTCGAACGAGCGGAATACCGGCGATCAGCACTGGTCGAGTGGTTGACGACGGTCGACCATAAGAAGATCGGCATCCTGTATTACTGGACGTCGATCATCTACCTCTTACTAGCGGGCTTCCTCGCTCTACTCATGCGCATCCAGCTCGCTCAGCCGAACATGCACTTCCTGGGTCCCAAGACCTACAACGAAGTGATGACGATGCACGGGACCATGATGATCTTCGCGGTCGCCATGCCCCTGAACGCAGCATTCTTCAACATCGCGGTCCCGCTCATGATCGGCGCCCGGGACGTCGCGTTCCCGCGGCTCAACGCCTTCTCCTACTGGTCCTTCCTCTTCGGTTCGCTCTTGATGTGGTCGAGCTTTCTCTTCGGCCATGCACCGGATGCCGGCTGGTTCGGCTACGCGAACCTCTCCAGCAGCCGGCTCTACTCGGCCGGTCCAGGCCTTGACTTCTGGGATCTCGGACTTCAGGTTCTCGGTATCAGTTCGATTGCGGGCGCGCTGAACTTCTTCGTCACGATCGTCAACATGCGCGCTCCGGGCATGTCGCTCATGCGGATGCCCGTCTATGTCTGGATGGTCCTCGTCACGGCAGTGCTCATTTTGCTCGCCTTCCCCTCGCTGACGGTCGGCCTCTTCCTGATCATGTTCGATCGGTTCTTCAATACCAACTTCTTCAACCCGCTCCACGGCGGCGACCCGGTGATCTGGCAGCACCTGTTCTGGATCTTCGGGCATCCTGAGGTCTACATCCTCGTCTTGCCCCCGATGGGAATCATCTCCGAGATCCTTCCCACCTTCTCGCGCAAGCCGCTCTTTGGTGCACCGTTTGTCATCTTCGCCGGTATTGCGATCGCCTTCTTGAGCTTCTTCGTCTGGGCGCACCACATGTTCACGGTCGGCCTCGGGCCGGTGCCCAATGCGCTCTTTGCGGCATCGACCATGATGATCGGAATCCCAACCGGCGTGAAGGTTTTCAACTGGCTGGCCACGATGTGGGGTGGGTCCATCGACTTCAAGGCACCGATGAAATTTGCCGCTGCTGCTGTCTGGCTCCTGATGATGGGTGGTGTCACCGGCGTCATGCACGCGACCGTACCGCTCGACTACCAGCAGCAGGACTCCTATTTCATCGTTGCCCATTTCCACTACATCATCTTCGGTGTCATTGTCATGGCCCTGCTCGGTGCAACCTACTACTGGTTCCCCAAGATGTACGGACGCCTGCTCGATGAGCGACTCGGTACTGTCCACTTCTGGTTGACCTTCCTCGCGATGAACCTCACCTTCTTCCCGATGCACTTCGTCGGACTCGACGGCATGCCGCGTCGCTACTTCACCTACTCAGCGGAGACGGGCTGGGGCACCTGGAACCTGGTCATCACGGTCGGTGCGTTCATCCTCGGGTTCTCGCAGCTCCTGCTCCTCGTGAACGTGATCAAGACGCTGCGCCAGCCAGCGACTGCACCCGCCGATCCATGGGACGGTCGCACACTCGAGTGGTCGATCCCCTCACCGCCACCGGCCTACAACTTCGCGGTGATTCCGACCGTCCGAGGGCGTGACGCCTTCTGGATCGAGAAGTACGGTGACGGGCACCATGCGGCGACCGATACGACACAGCGACGCACTGTACCGGTTCACCGCGACAATCCTGGCCACGGTCTTCCGGCAGGCGTCCATTTGCCCAAGCCGTCCTGGTGGCCGATGATCGTCTCGGCCGGACTCACGGCGATGGCAGCGGGCATGATCATGCATGGAACAGAAACGCTCGGGGCCATCGGATTCCCGATCGTCGGACTCGGTGCGTTCGTCGTCTTCTTCGGTCTCCTCGGTTGGCATTTCGAGCCAGCGATCGAGCACGTCGAGCACCAGGAAGTTCATGCGGCGTGA
- a CDS encoding cytochrome C oxidase subunit IV family protein has translation MHDQSTAHAQPGPATWIRVLILLTIATVLEVLTYALESTLGALTAPILIVFAIVKFVLVVAYYMHLKFDNRILTGIFAWGMLIAISIFAAMAALYHIYGQPLLTP, from the coding sequence ATGCACGACCAGTCGACTGCCCACGCCCAGCCTGGACCGGCAACCTGGATCCGTGTCCTCATCCTGCTCACGATCGCAACCGTTCTCGAGGTGCTCACCTATGCCCTCGAATCGACCCTCGGTGCCCTGACCGCTCCGATCCTGATCGTGTTCGCGATCGTCAAGTTCGTTCTCGTGGTGGCCTACTACATGCACCTCAAGTTCGACAATCGTATCCTCACGGGAATCTTCGCGTGGGGTATGCTCATCGCGATCAGTATCTTCGCTGCGATGGCCGCACTCTATCATATCTATGGCCAACCACTGTTGACACCGTAG
- a CDS encoding AAA family ATPase yields the protein MMNVRTLAERIAANVEQVIVGKSREVRLVLVALLCRGHVLIEDVPGVGKTVLAKAIARSIGSSFKRIQFTPDLLPSDITGVNVFNQQTSRFEFRPGPVVANIVLADEINRATPKTQSALLEAMEEGQVTVDGVTYPLPEPFVVLATENPIEYEGTFPLPEAQLDRFLIRISLGYPSRRGEIEMLSRQHFEHPLDRIGQVATLDELRSAQLAVRQVYVDDLLKEYVVSLVEATRRHEDVYLGAGPRGSLALYNAARAWAAMQGRDYVIPDDVKELAEATLAHRIIVSPAARMRNVDARTIVRELVQTIPVPGARPIGTGESTTRRRLPFGGA from the coding sequence ATGATGAATGTCCGCACGCTCGCCGAGCGCATTGCCGCGAACGTCGAACAGGTTATCGTCGGGAAGAGCCGGGAGGTTCGTCTCGTTTTGGTCGCGCTGCTCTGCCGTGGTCACGTGTTGATCGAGGATGTCCCCGGGGTCGGTAAAACCGTTCTGGCGAAGGCGATCGCCCGCAGTATCGGCTCGTCATTCAAGCGCATCCAGTTCACGCCTGACCTGCTGCCCTCCGACATCACCGGTGTCAACGTCTTCAACCAGCAGACGAGTCGTTTCGAGTTCCGGCCAGGACCGGTTGTCGCGAACATCGTACTGGCCGATGAGATCAACCGGGCGACTCCCAAGACGCAGTCTGCACTCCTGGAAGCGATGGAAGAGGGGCAGGTGACCGTCGACGGTGTCACCTATCCTTTGCCAGAACCGTTTGTCGTTCTGGCGACCGAGAACCCGATCGAGTACGAAGGAACGTTTCCGCTGCCAGAGGCGCAATTGGATCGCTTCTTGATTCGCATCTCGCTCGGGTACCCCAGTCGTCGCGGTGAGATCGAGATGCTGAGCCGGCAGCACTTCGAGCACCCGCTCGACCGCATCGGCCAAGTCGCGACGCTGGATGAATTACGAAGTGCGCAGCTGGCGGTACGGCAGGTGTACGTGGACGATCTCCTCAAAGAATACGTGGTCTCGCTGGTCGAGGCGACGCGACGGCACGAAGATGTCTACCTCGGGGCAGGCCCGCGCGGCTCCCTGGCACTCTACAACGCTGCGCGTGCGTGGGCTGCGATGCAGGGCCGTGACTACGTGATCCCGGACGACGTAAAGGAGTTGGCAGAGGCAACGTTGGCGCATCGGATCATCGTGAGCCCAGCAGCACGGATGCGCAACGTCGACGCACGGACGATCGTGCGTGAGCTCGTCCAGACGATTCCGGTGCCTGGTGCTCGCCCGATCGGTACGGGCGAATCAACGACACGCCGGCGACTTCCCTTCGGTGGTGCATGA
- a CDS encoding DUF58 domain-containing protein — MMGWVRVVALALIVLFLSQLNRWVVFDKLFFVLVTVLLVSFVWSRLALSGLAVRRRTVTDRAHVGDQLVEYVELENRSRLGKLWVEVIDQSDLPGHRLSRVVTLGGHAKVSWRAKTWCTRRGRFRLGPMVLRSGDPFGLFECRVLIPATHQLVVYPAVVDLSTVRLPAGELPGGSQLQKRTPYVTPNVASIRQYQPGDSFNRIAWSASARAGQLMVKEFELDPSTDLWLVVDGDRRHHVRLSIDGGERGSTGIEAWLDSTEEYAVTIAASLARFFLEQNRAVGLIAQGARPIVLPTDRGARQLVKMLEFLADFHAEGTEPLQNVLLAEQAHFGRQSSLIIITPSTDEAWVRVLADLVVRSVRALAVLVEPSTFGGTESSLLVVSELAALGVPFVLVKYGDDLRRALATPAGLALANGTR; from the coding sequence ATGATGGGATGGGTTCGCGTCGTCGCTCTCGCTCTCATCGTGTTGTTCCTCTCCCAGCTCAATCGATGGGTGGTCTTCGACAAGCTGTTCTTCGTGCTGGTGACGGTGCTCCTCGTGTCGTTCGTTTGGAGCCGCTTGGCACTCTCCGGCCTCGCGGTGAGGCGCCGCACCGTGACGGACCGCGCGCACGTCGGTGACCAGCTGGTGGAGTACGTCGAACTCGAGAATCGGAGCCGATTGGGGAAACTGTGGGTCGAAGTCATCGATCAGTCCGACCTACCGGGCCACCGGCTCAGCCGCGTCGTGACGCTCGGTGGCCATGCGAAGGTGAGCTGGCGAGCGAAAACCTGGTGCACCCGACGTGGTCGCTTCCGCCTCGGCCCCATGGTTTTGCGTAGCGGTGATCCTTTTGGGCTTTTCGAGTGCCGTGTGCTGATTCCGGCGACGCACCAACTCGTCGTCTACCCCGCAGTCGTCGATCTTTCGACTGTTCGCCTCCCTGCCGGGGAACTGCCGGGAGGGAGCCAGTTACAAAAGCGGACACCGTACGTGACGCCCAACGTGGCGAGTATTCGGCAGTATCAGCCAGGGGATAGTTTCAACCGCATCGCTTGGAGTGCCTCGGCGCGGGCTGGGCAGCTCATGGTAAAGGAGTTCGAGCTCGATCCGAGCACCGATCTGTGGCTCGTTGTCGATGGCGATCGCCGCCATCATGTTCGTCTCTCGATCGACGGTGGAGAACGAGGGAGCACTGGTATCGAAGCATGGCTCGATTCGACGGAAGAATATGCCGTAACGATCGCGGCATCGTTGGCCCGGTTTTTTCTCGAGCAGAACCGCGCGGTCGGTCTGATTGCACAGGGAGCGCGTCCGATCGTTTTACCGACCGATCGGGGAGCGCGTCAGCTGGTGAAGATGCTCGAGTTTCTCGCCGACTTTCATGCGGAGGGAACCGAGCCGCTGCAGAACGTCTTGCTCGCTGAGCAGGCTCACTTCGGGCGCCAGAGTTCGCTCATCATCATCACGCCGTCGACTGATGAGGCATGGGTGCGGGTATTGGCGGATCTGGTCGTCCGTTCAGTGCGAGCTCTGGCGGTGCTCGTCGAGCCGAGCACCTTCGGTGGTACCGAGAGTTCGTTGCTGGTGGTAAGCGAATTGGCAGCCCTCGGTGTGCCGTTCGTGTTGGTCAAGTACGGTGACGACCTGCGACGGGCGCTCGCGACGCCGGCGGGACTCGCGCTCGCCAACGGGACTCGCTAG
- a CDS encoding transglutaminase domain-containing protein: MGRILWRRLTPDTGWFAFSLLAVLCLLAGVSTYRADWSDGLGIAVRAVLVGIVLAYLLAKPLAFPEWIAHPVGVSTGAVAVLWLMQGLLSDQIGDWRAKLSFLWIRWERWYLAVREGGRAEDVYLFLLLIAATHLAIGYIATWLLVRHNHAWFSVLLPTVVILINAGYSRHVSAVLVAIAVIIDLLIVGRVTLMHRVRLWRRRAVPVASGLTWQSLWVLSWLAVAILIAGWIVPFGTHSSRAAAALRPTSRPWTEVRDTLARWFPSVRGPGGTGRGAGGFASFGDRFDIGGPLRLSDEAVLLLSGNRGEYLTVRTYDTYTGKGWRSSAVPEDQTAEGSSSGTPGASGQSSEPVPLVEFGANDALPRDHRRADEQETVTYRIEVLQPRGAALPYAGRPVSFSIPVRALYGWTGTTEWHTIDLSATGEEDIPVELRPLTELLARTEFRPAPEPEGSVTITPSRYENEPWFWWFMRDSPVLDDIDSMVRDLTARGIEVRFWWETNGDGAFRITRIAYRGRFPDYADLEAVYPADGLERGLTYEFVSESDPVSAEDLRKVGSGEDTERAAGDLVMTAYGVAYPRDLYERYTQLPDTVTARTRQLAYTLAEGRSNLYDIATTIEQFVRQRIAYNESAPVPSGIDAVDTILFERPEGYCTFYASSMAVLLRILGIPARVAVGYYPAEYDSELGGFIYRDRNAHAWVEVYFPGYGWVPFEPTASRPPLPRETSTASGDLLPLDPTLGANLPTDERLGLLLPELGGPERAGAVGSAAVDTSEPHPVRNVLLVLLALIGAGIAGAMLWWTWGTWRLSPIARLFVRMQRLARLAGVQVGDATTPLELAWEIGRTVPGTRRAAVAIAELYMRERYGRQPAKAEEIRVVARGWREIVRPRLIRAVLRLSQRQVAATEVSTPGSETSSFRS; this comes from the coding sequence GTGGGACGAATTCTCTGGCGTCGACTCACTCCAGACACGGGCTGGTTCGCGTTTTCGCTTCTTGCCGTTCTCTGTCTCCTCGCTGGAGTTTCGACGTATCGTGCTGACTGGTCGGACGGGTTGGGAATCGCTGTTCGGGCGGTGCTGGTCGGCATCGTCCTCGCGTACCTGCTGGCCAAGCCGCTCGCGTTCCCGGAGTGGATCGCGCATCCGGTCGGTGTGTCGACCGGTGCTGTGGCGGTTCTCTGGCTGATGCAGGGACTCCTGAGCGATCAGATCGGTGACTGGCGCGCGAAGCTGTCCTTTCTCTGGATCCGGTGGGAACGGTGGTATCTTGCCGTGCGAGAAGGGGGGCGAGCGGAGGATGTCTACCTCTTCCTCCTCTTGATTGCGGCAACCCATCTCGCGATCGGCTACATCGCCACGTGGTTACTCGTCCGCCACAATCATGCGTGGTTCAGTGTTCTGTTGCCGACAGTCGTGATCTTGATCAATGCGGGGTACTCGCGACACGTTTCCGCTGTCCTCGTCGCGATTGCGGTCATCATCGACCTCTTGATCGTCGGCCGCGTCACGCTGATGCACCGGGTACGGCTCTGGCGTCGGCGAGCTGTTCCGGTCGCATCCGGCCTTACCTGGCAGTCGTTGTGGGTCTTGAGCTGGCTCGCGGTGGCGATCCTGATCGCTGGGTGGATCGTGCCATTCGGGACGCATTCGAGTCGTGCGGCAGCAGCGCTTCGACCCACGAGTCGGCCGTGGACTGAAGTACGTGATACGCTGGCGCGCTGGTTTCCATCCGTACGGGGGCCGGGGGGTACTGGGAGAGGGGCCGGTGGCTTCGCGAGTTTCGGTGATCGTTTCGATATCGGTGGCCCGTTGCGCTTGAGCGACGAGGCCGTGTTGTTGTTGAGCGGGAACCGCGGGGAATACCTGACCGTCCGGACGTACGACACGTACACTGGCAAAGGGTGGCGGTCGAGTGCGGTACCGGAGGACCAGACTGCCGAAGGGTCGAGTAGCGGGACTCCAGGAGCTTCTGGTCAATCGAGCGAACCTGTTCCCCTCGTCGAATTCGGAGCCAACGATGCATTGCCGCGGGATCACCGCAGGGCGGACGAGCAGGAGACCGTAACGTACCGTATCGAAGTCCTGCAACCGCGAGGAGCTGCGCTCCCCTACGCGGGACGTCCTGTTTCTTTCAGCATTCCGGTGCGAGCACTGTATGGGTGGACCGGTACCACCGAATGGCACACGATCGACCTCTCAGCGACTGGCGAGGAAGATATCCCGGTCGAACTGCGCCCGCTCACGGAACTTTTGGCTCGGACGGAGTTCCGTCCGGCGCCGGAGCCCGAGGGCAGCGTGACCATAACGCCGAGCCGCTACGAGAACGAGCCGTGGTTCTGGTGGTTCATGCGCGATTCGCCAGTCCTCGACGACATCGACAGTATGGTCCGGGATTTGACCGCCCGGGGAATTGAGGTGCGGTTCTGGTGGGAGACGAATGGAGATGGGGCGTTTCGTATCACGCGGATCGCCTACCGTGGTCGGTTCCCCGACTACGCTGATCTCGAGGCGGTCTACCCTGCGGACGGGCTGGAACGCGGTCTGACTTACGAGTTCGTCAGCGAGTCCGATCCGGTGAGTGCCGAGGATCTACGGAAGGTTGGATCCGGCGAGGACACCGAGCGTGCTGCTGGTGATCTGGTGATGACGGCGTACGGTGTCGCCTATCCGCGTGACTTGTACGAGCGCTATACCCAGTTGCCGGATACGGTGACGGCACGGACGCGCCAGCTCGCCTATACCCTGGCCGAAGGCAGATCGAACCTCTACGATATCGCGACGACGATCGAGCAGTTCGTTCGCCAGCGGATTGCGTACAACGAATCAGCCCCCGTGCCGTCCGGCATCGACGCGGTCGATACGATCCTCTTCGAGCGGCCGGAGGGATATTGCACGTTTTACGCATCGAGTATGGCGGTGCTGCTGCGAATCCTCGGAATCCCGGCGCGGGTCGCGGTCGGGTACTATCCCGCTGAGTACGATAGCGAACTCGGCGGCTTCATCTATCGGGATCGGAATGCCCATGCCTGGGTCGAAGTCTACTTTCCCGGTTACGGCTGGGTTCCGTTCGAGCCGACCGCGTCACGCCCGCCGCTCCCGCGCGAGACGAGCACAGCGTCGGGTGATCTTCTCCCGCTCGATCCTACGCTCGGAGCCAACCTGCCGACAGATGAGCGGCTCGGACTGCTGTTGCCGGAACTGGGTGGACCGGAGCGGGCAGGTGCGGTCGGTAGTGCAGCAGTCGACACGAGCGAGCCTCATCCGGTACGGAATGTTCTGCTCGTCCTGCTCGCTTTGATCGGTGCGGGAATCGCGGGCGCGATGTTGTGGTGGACGTGGGGGACGTGGCGGCTCTCGCCGATCGCGCGCCTCTTCGTGCGCATGCAACGTCTAGCCCGCTTGGCAGGGGTGCAGGTCGGTGATGCGACCACTCCTCTGGAACTCGCGTGGGAGATCGGCCGCACCGTGCCGGGTACGCGCCGGGCAGCTGTGGCGATCGCCGAGCTCTACATGCGCGAACGGTATGGGCGGCAACCGGCCAAAGCGGAGGAAATTCGCGTCGTCGCGCGCGGGTGGCGCGAAATCGTCCGCCCACGGCTGATCCGTGCAGTCCTCCGGTTGAGTCAGCGGCAGGTGGCTGCAACAGAGGTTTCGACCCCTGGTTCGGAGACGAGCAGCTTTCGCTCGTGA